The nucleotide window TCGGAAGTGGCGGCGACGCAGTGGATTTCACCGCCGCGGCAAACTGTGCGAGCAGCTGGTGGTGCTCATGTGTGCGCCCGACGGCGATCTGGCGGCGCACGATCCGGTCCGGGCTGAACCCGGCGCGAACAATTTCGCCGACGAAGCGGCGCTTGGACAGCATCGCGGTGGCCGCCAGATGGGCCACCACATCGCGTACCGCCCACCCGTCACACAGCGAGTCGGCCTCCCACTGCACCTGCTGCAGCGTGGCCAGGTCGGCCGCCAGCACCGCCCGCTCATGGTGTACGACCGCCCAGATATCCCCCGCCACCGGTTGAGCACATCACATCCTGGCAGCACCGTCATCCGGGCGGTCACAGCAACCGTGGCTAGGATCCGGGGTCGACAACCTCGGCGCGGTGAAACGGAGTGGGCCCAATGACGATTGTGCGGCGGGGCGCGATGCTGCTCGCGCTGACGGCCACGGTGCTGACCGGTGTGGTCGGCGCCCCGGCGGGGTTCTCGCATGCCGATGACCCGCTGGTGCCTCCGGTTTCGCTGACCTCCACCTCGGGTGCGCCGGTACAGAACGGCGGCACCTATGGCATCGGGATGGTCGTGGTGGCGCATTTCGCGGCGCCGGTGGCCGACCGCGGCGCGGCCGAACAACAGCTGTCCGTCACCACCGAACCACCGGTGGCCGGTGCGTGGCACTGGGTCAACGATCAGACGGCCCATTGGCGTCCGCCGCAGTATTACGCCCCGGGCACCGTCGTCACCGTCGGGCAGGACGCGCCGGTCACCTTCACCATCGGCGCATCGCATGTGTCGATCGCCGACGACACCACCAAGCAGGTCACTGTGTATGACGGCGGCGCATTGGTGCGCACCATGCCGACCTCGATGGGTCGGGGCGGCACCGAAACCGTGGGCAACACGACGTTGAGCTTCTGGACCCAGCCCGGCGTCTACACGGTGATGGACAAGAGCAACCCGGTGATCATGGACTCCTCGACCTACGGCCTGCCGATCAACTCCCACCTCGGCTACAAGGAATCCATCCCGTACGCGGTACGGATCAGCACCGACGGGGTGTACCTGCACGAACTTGACGCCACGGTGTGGGCCCAGGGCAAGACGGACACCAGCCACGGCTGCCTGAACCTGAACCGCGACAATGCGCAGTGGTTCTACAACTTCTCCGTGCCCGGTGACGTGGTGGAGGTACGGCACACCGGCGGGAAACCGTTGCAGCTGTGGCAGAACGGCGACTGGAGCGTGCCGTGGGACCAGTGGGCGTGAGACCTATTGCAGCTCGGCCAGATTCTGCACCGATCGGCGGACGTCGGATTTCAGCACGGCGGCCACCAGCGCTCCGACCGGCCCGCTGAGCAGTGCACCGGACAGGTCGGCCAACACGCGGAACGTCGAACCCGGATCATCGGGGGTCACCGTCATCGTCAGACCGATCCGTACCCCGCCGCGGCCTCGGCCTGACAGCCGGATGCGGTGCGGCTCTTCGTAATCGGTGACCTGCCAATCGATGGTGTTACGGAAGCCCTTCACCTTGATCAACGACGACACCTGGGTGCCGACCCCGATATCGTCCGGTGGCCGTCCGCGCCAACCGCCGAAGATCGTCAGCCATTCGCCGAATCGGCGCAGATCCGACGCCAACTTCCAGGCCTGCTGCGGTGCCAGGTCCGACGTGACGGACACATCGACATTCGCCATGCCGGCCGTCAGCCGATCCCGACGACTTCTTGAGCGATCGCCGCAAGCCTGGTCTGTGCGGCCGAGACGACCCGCTGCCGGTTCTTGTGGGCCTCCTCCCACGCCACGATGGTGCGGATATCGGCCGGGTCGGTCAGCTCCTTGACCGCCGCGATGGCGTCCGGGACCGCCAAGTCGTCATACTCCGCGATGGGCAGCTCGGACGGGTCCAACGCACCCGACGCCGATCGCAGCGCGCGCAGGGCGTCGGCGGTCTGCTCGGCCCCGCCACCGCGGGTGATGTCCTCGGCCGCGGCCAGCGCCGCGTCGCGCGAACCGGCGATCACCCGGCCGGCGAGCTCACCGGCTTGCGCGCCGCGGTCGAGCAGCTCGTCGACGTTGGGCCGCACGTTGCGCAGGACGTCCAGCAGACGATCCAGGCCGCGCGCCGTCCAGATACCCGGCAGATTGGCCAGTTTCACCGCCGCTCCGGTCACCGCCTGCATCGGGGTGCGGCGGAGGGCCGCCGGCCCGCCGAGCGCGTCCTCGGCCAGCACCGTGGTCAGCCACTCGACGGTGGCGGCGTGCGCGGTGATGAGGCGATCGGCCAACTCGACGACGTCGGTCCGCTTGGCCGCGACGGCCAGCGCCTTGATATAGCGGGACCGGTCCAGCAACTGGTCTTCCAGTGCCAGGTCGCCGAGCAGCGCCTCGTCGAACGGTTCGGCCTGTTCGGTCAGCGCCTTCACCGCGGCCGCGGCGCGTCCGAGGAACGGGCCGACGACGTCGGGATAACCACCGAGGTCGCGAATGGCCCGCTCGATGGCCACGGCACGATCCCGGGCGTTGCCGGCGTTCTGGGTCAGCTCGCGCTGGACCGCCTCGGTTCGGGCCTGGGCCAGCCTGGTTTCGGCGATCTGGATCTCGGTGTGGGTCAGGTCGAGAACGGTTCGCAGCTGTGCGAGCAGTGTGGTGGTATCGGCATTCGCCGTCGTGACAGCCATTGTGATTCGCCCCTTCGCGTTGACGGATGTGTCGGCGCTGGGTGCACCTGCTCATCCGGTTACCCGGGACGGCCGCGGCGAATTCACCTAACCGGCGGTCACGACCATGACTTACGTCACAGGGCGGCTATGCGCCCCGGTGAACGGTGGCCGCCTCGGTGCCGCGCCCGCAATCGATTTCCCGGTATTCCGGGTTACCGTGGCCGAGCCGGCCGGGCACGGCTGTAGCGTGGCGGGCGTGAATGCATCCCGTGTGTCTGCTTCCGTCGCCTTGGTCGCCGGTGCCACCTCGCTGGTGATGACGCTTGCCGCCTGCGGCTCCGAGTCGGACAACTCGTCCAAGCCGTCGGCCAGCACGCCGTCGATCGCGCAGGTGGCGTCGTCACTGCCGGAGGCGCCCCCGGCCACGCTCGGCTGCCCGACGGCGGCGCCCGCCGACCCGGGCACCCCCGAGTGGACCCTGACCGGAGCCACCGGCAACGTCGCTGTCAGCGGGTCGACCGACACCGCCGCGCCCTACGTCAAAGTGGGCGGACCGTTCAGCGTGACCGAGACCCAGGTGCACACCCTCAAGGCGGGCGACGGACCGGTGGTGCCGGACACCGCGACCGTGTCGGTCTGCTACATGGGCGTCAACGGGCGCGACGGCACGGTGTTCGACAGCAGCTACGAACGCGGCACCCCGGCCGATTTCCCGCTCAACGGCGTGGTCCCCGGCTTCCAGAAGGCGATCGCCGGACAGAAGGTCGGCTCCACCGTCGCGGTGGCGATGACGTCCGCCGACGGGTACCCCAATGGGCAACCGGCGGCCGGCATCCAGCCCGGCGACACGCTGGTCTTCGCGATCAAGATCCTGGACGCCGGCGCCTGAGTCTGCGCCCGGGTACGGGCGGGTGACGAGTGTGGGCCGCGTGCACGCCTTTTCGTGTTTTGCCGTACAGGACGCCCACATTCGTCCACCCGAGCCTGGCTAGGCGACCCGACTCACATGTTCGGCGGATTCGCCGATCGCCGCCTGCCCGTCGCCGATCATGGTGCGCAGCAGCGCGTGTTGTTCGGCTTGGCCGCGCCGCGCGGCGCGCTCCATGCCACCGGGCAGCGCGATGTCGACGACGCTGCGCGCCACATTGACCGGAAGGCGCAGCAGCGGATACCACGGCGGCACATAGGCCGGCAGCCCGAGCATGCGCATGGTTCGGGGCCCCAGGAATCCGCTGGTCACCGAGAGGTGCTGGGCACGAGCCAGCCTGCGGCGCAGGGTGGGCAGATGGTCGTAGTGCCAGCTCATCGGGTCCTCGACCATGGGGGCGGCCAGCTGACGGGTCGACTCGTCGGGCGCCGACAGCGCGGTCAGGGTGTGGAACAGGACGCGCACGGCGTCCCGGAAATCGCGTGGTAGCCACTCGTCCTCGACGCCGATGAGCCACCCGACGTACCGGGTCAGATGTGCGATGGCCTCGAAATCGGCAGGGGCGGTGAGGATTCCCATCCCGAGCCCGCCCACGGGTGGTGCGATCAGCGCGCCGACGAGGGTGGCGGCCATATCGGTCTGGTTGACCGGCAGGCCCCAGTCCTCGGCGCGCCAATCCGGCATGCCGGCCACGTGTCGGCGGACGAAGGCGTGGATGAGCCGCACCCGGATGGTGGAGCGATAGCCGATCCCGAGCGACTCCAGCCCGCCTTCGGCGATGACGTCCATGGCCCATTGCATGGTCTCGGCGAAGCGCTTGTTGGAGCCCTTTTCCAGCGCGCCGGTACGCAGCAGCGTCTTGTTGAAGCCGGCGAACTGGTAGCCGCCCAGCAGTGAGACGTCCCGGGCGACGTACATGCCGTCGGCACCGCCGCGGCGCAACGCCCGCTGGCCGCGCCGCACGAGCTGGAGGTCAACCCAGTCCGGCGCCGTCTCCACCCCGACGAAGAAGTCGCGCAGCGGTGCCGGGGCCTCGGGAACGCGGGTGATGCCTTCGGCCAGTGCTCGGTCGAACAACGGACGCGTCTGGGCCAGCCCGGTGTCGACCATCCAGTCCAGCAACCGGTCCATCGGTTCATCTCCCACGGTCAGCCGCTCCCCCAGCCGCTGCCATTGCGGCTCGGACGGAGTGCCGACGCCGAGCGCCCGGGCCAGCAGTTTGACCATGCCGGGCACCGGTCGGGGTGACTCGGGATGCCGAGTCGGGATTTGTGCGGTCATCGACGCTCCTCGCTGAGCAACCATTTGGACTACAGGCGTAGTCGAAAACTAGCGCGGGGGTAAAGTGCTGTCAATGAAACGCGCGGAGGTGGTGCGTGACTACGGCGGAATCTCGGCGGCCGATCGCCGCGCCGACCGTCGCCGCAAGCTGATCTCCGCAGGCCGGCGCATCTGGGGCGAGTCCGGCATCGCCGATGTCACGGTGCGCGGCGTCTGTTCCGCGGCCGGCCTGATCACCCGCTATTTCTACGAGCAGTTCGACTCCCGCGACGCACTGCTGTTCGCGGTGGTGGACGAGGTGCGCACGCAACTGCTGGACGCCATGGTGGTCGCCGGTGTCGGGGAGAGCGGCGACCTGCGAGACAAGCTGCGGGCGGCGCTGACGGCGTTCCTGGACATCGTCGCCCAGGACCCGCATCTGCATCGCATCATCATCGGCGACGTCACCGGTGTACCCGGACTGCTCGAATACCGGATGCAGTTCCTGGACATGATCGTCGCCTCCATCATCGAACAGGCACCGTCGGTGCTGGGCTCGGCACTGCCCGACGCCGCGGCGATGCGGCGCGGCGCCCTGTTCATGGTCGGCGGTGTCAACCAGATCATCGCCGAGTGGTTGCGCGAACCACGCGAGACCGTCGGCGAACTGGCCGCGCTGTGCGCCGACCTGTGCGTGGCCGTCGTCCGCGACACCGTCGAGCGGTAACCGCCGCCGAATCTGGGGGCGGACCCGGTTGTACTGTGCTGGCCATGCGCAAACGCCGCAATCCCGACGGTGACGCCCCGCTGTGGAAGCTGGCGGCGTTCGAACTGAAATGCTTCGTCAAACGTCGGCTGGCGCCCAAGGGCATCCCGGTGCCCGCCCCGGAGCGGCCGTACCTGGTGGTGCCCATCCTCGGTCAGTCGAATGCCTTCGGGATGGGGCTGCCACTGGACCGAGACGGTGCCGACAAGGCGCATCCCCTGGTTCACCAGTGGGCCAACAGCGGACCGTCGAAGAACACCGTCGTGCTCGGAGTCGACCCCCTGTTGCACGAAACACCTTCGCGCCGTGTCGGTTTCGGTGTCACGTTCGGCAAAGAGCTTGCGACGGCGACCAACCGGGCGGTCCTGCTGGTGCCGTGCGCCCGCGGCGACACCTCGTTCCACCCGAAGAACGGCTACACCTGGGATATCGCGGACACCAAGACCCGCCGGAATCTGTACCGCGAGGCGGTGTCGGCCATCGATGCGGCGCTCGCCCGATATCCGGGCAGTTCGGTGGCCGCGGTGCTGTGGCACCAAGGCGAATCCGATGTGCCGCTGATGAGCGCCCCCGAATACCAGACGAAGTTGGACGCGTTGTTCGGCGATCTGCGGAACCGGTACGGACCGCAGGTGCCGATCATCCTGGGCGGCATGGTTCCCGAGGAGATGGAGCGCAGCGGCAAGAACTACGCGCCGATCAACGCGGTGCACGCCGATACCCCGCACCGGATTCCCCGGACCGCCTTCGTCCCGGGCATCAGGGACGCGTTCAACAGCGAAGTCGACCGGCACTACAACGCGGCGGGACTGCGCACCATGGGCAAGGCCATGTGGGAGGCCTACCGGACGATCGATGGCACAACCGATTTGCGCCCGCAGTCCTGAGAAGACGGCCAATTCCTAATAAGACGGTGTGGCTTCGGTGAAAGGACTCTGGCGGCCAGGGGCAACGGCCACCGAGGTGTGTCAGCATTCCCCTTGTGACCTCCTGGCGCAACGTTGCTGCGGTCGGTGTCGCGGCCGCAGGATCCGTGTTACTACAGAGCGCGACCGTGCTTCTCGGTGCCGCGATGCCCACCGCGCAGGCGGCGGGTTGCCCCGACGCGGAGGTCATCTTCGCGCGCGGGACCACCGAGGACCCGGGGCCCGGCCCCACCGGTAGCGATTTCATCGACGCACTGCGCAACAAGCTGCCCGGCAAGTCCGTCGGGGTGTATGCGGTCGACTATCCGGCCACCCTCGACTTCGGCACCGCGGTCAGCGGGATCTCCGATGCGCGGGCACACATCCTGGCCACCGCCGCGGCGTGCCCCGACACCAAGATGGTGCTCGGTGGGTTCTCCCAGGGCGCTGCGGTCATGGGTTTCGTGACCGCCAGTACCGTCCCCGACGGCGTCGACCCGGCAACGGTACCGGCCCCCATGCCCCCCGAGATCGCCAATCACGTTGCCGCCGTGGCGTTGTTCGGTAAGCCGTCGGCCCGCTTCATGCGCGCCATCAACGACCCGACGGTGACGGTCGGCCCCCAGTACGCCGCCAAGACCGTCGACCTGTGCGTCGACAACGACTTGGTGTGCGACCCGACCGGTCGGAGTTTCTCCGCACACAACACGTATTTCGACGCCGGCATGGTCGATCAGGCTGCCGTCTACGCCGCCAACGCCCTGCAGGCGGGCTGGGCCGCCGCGGCGCCCGGCGCACCCACGACACCCGCCGCCCCGCTGATTCCGGTCACGGCGCATCTCGGTGGCCCGGCGCCGTCGGCCACCCCCGCTCCGGTGGCACCGCTGGGTCCGCCCCCGGGCCCGGTGCTCGCGGCACCCGCACCGGGCGGCGGCCCGCCGCCGGCCGCCGCCCCGGTCCTGTAGCGAGTCGTCTCCGGCTGTCCTGACACCCGCGGTCGGGGCTGCTATCGTCGCCAACACATGCATTTCTTCGTGGGGGCGAACCGTTGATCAGTTCTGAACACCTGGTTTTCTTGGCGCACCGTCGATTGGGTCGCCTGGATATTCCCAGCAAACCTCGATTCGGTAGTAAGACCGCGACTGACTGGTTTGTCGGGGCCATCCGAGAATGCAGCCGTTATCTCGAATTCGGGGCCGGTGGTTCCACGTACACCGCCGCCCAGCACGGCGTCGAATTCGTCGCCGTCGATTCGGATCCGGTGATCCTGGGTGCGGTCCGACAGCGCATCGCCGCCGACGGGCTGCTCGACCCCGCCGCCCAGTCCTACCACCACGCCGACATCGGGCCGATCAGCAAGTGGGGCCGTCCCCGCCATGCTCGGTTCGCCGGGCCCGAACGGGTGGAGCAGTTCCGGCGCTACTCGGATCCGCCCATCGCCTGCCTGACCGGCGACAAAGCCCCCGACTTCGTGCTGATCGACGGCCGGTTCCGGACCGCATGTGCGCTCAAGGCGCTGTGCATCTTGCAGGACGCCCCGGACTGGACGCTCGCCATCAACAACTACCCGGGCCGGCACGCGCACCCGCCGATCACCGAATTCGCGAACATCGACGAGGTCGTCGGCGGTCGCATCGCCGTCATCCACTCGGTGAAAGACCACGATCCCGAAGAACTGGACGAGCGAATCCGGCATTACGAGACCGTCCTGGACTGATACTGGCCATCCGGCCGTTTTATTGTCCGGATACTCCATTTTCAGCAAACATATATCAGTTAGCTATCCGCGATATCGCCCAATCCTGTCGGCCATGGCCGGAAAAAGCCACGCCATTTCGGCCGAATCGCGCTGATCGTCGTCCTCACGGCATCGGGGTCGCGGCGAAGGGCCATGATGGAAGGCATGGAGTCGACGCGTGTGGACCGCTGGTTGTGGGCCGTCCGGCTGACCAAAACGCGGCCGGACGCGGCGGAAGCCTGCCGCGCCGGCCACGTGCGGATCAACGACCGCACCGCCAAGCCCGCGACGACCGTGGTTCCTGGCGACACCGTCCGGGCCCGGGTCGGCGATACCACCCGCATCGTCGAAGTGGTACGGGTGATCCAGAAGCGGGTCGGTGCCGCCGATGCCGTGACCTGCTACCTCGATCGCACACCGCCACCACCACCGACCGTGGCCGCCCCGGTGGCCGTTCGGGATCGCGGCGCCGGCCGCCCCACCAAACGGGACCGGCGCGTGCTGGACAAGTGGCGCGCCGGCCACCTGTGACGGCCGGGCTCAGGCCGCGCGGCACCGGTCGGCAGCGGAGTCCCCGCTGGGGTCGGTGAGCGGCAACACCGCCGCATTGCGACGGGTCTCCCACCGCTGCAACGCGTTTCGGCAGGGCTCCTCGATGAGTGCATAGCTCACCGCGGCCATCGCGAGACCGAAGACCAAGGTCAGCACCAGCACGGCGATGAAACCGACCGCCGACTCCGGCCGGTCCAGCAGCGCGAACACCACACTCAATGCGGCCAGATGCCAGACGAACAGCCCGTAGGACCACTGCCCCAAGGTGACCATCACCGGGCTGCCCAGCACCGGGTGCCGCGCCGAGGGGCGGTCCAGCACCAGCGGGGCCAGCAGCGCCGCCGCGACGACCGCTCCCATCGCCGTGCGGACCACGAACTGGCCGACACTCGCGTGCTCCGATCCCGTCGGGATCACCAGCGGCGAGGCGGACACCACAAAAGCCACCGACGCGATCCCCGCCATCACCACCGGCCGGCGCGCGATGCGGTGCATCCGGCTCTCGGGTCGGCAGGTGAACTCGGCGAGCAGCATGCCCACCGCGAACCAGGACGCGTAGGCGGGCGCCCAGTTCAGCGGATTGGCACCATTGGGCGCCGGGATGGGCAGGTATGCCCACCCGAAACTGGCCACCGCGACCGCGGCGAGCACCGGCACCCGCGCCCGCACGGGCAGTCGGCGCGCCGCCAGCGCCAGCATCGGCAACGCCAGATAGAACGTCACCTCGACCGACAGACTCCACATCTGCGTCAGGCCGGTGACCAGCGCTTGCGGCACGTAGACCTGGGTGAGCGTCAGGTTGGCCAGCCACACGGTGCCGTGCGCGCCGTGCGCGTCGGGCAGCAGGGCCAGGATGACCGCCACGGCAAGCAGGTACGCGGGCAGGATGCGGACCAACCGCGACCGGAGATAACGGCCGCTATCCGGCGACTCGCGTAGCCCGTGCGCCGCCGCGGCGTGCCCGCGCCACAACAGGAAACCCGACAGCGCGAAGAACACCGCGACCGCAAGGTCCAACCGGATCCACAGGGGGCCGAACAACCCGACGGATTGCCGGGTCTGCGTGGCCACATGGGTGATCACCACCGCGACGGCGGCGGCCCCGCGCAAACCCTGCACGGCAGGCAGGAACGCACGCGTCCCGCCGACCGGCTCCGCTGGCGAATGGCCCACAAGTGACCAGTGTGCCCGACCGGCCCTACCCGTGGTGCTGGGCGATCTGGATCAGATTTCCGCAGGTGTCGTCGAACACCGCCGTGGTGACCGTCCCCATCGGGACCGGCTGCTGGGTGAACCGCACCCCGCGGCCCACCAGGCGTTCGTATTCGGCCTGGATATCGTCGACGGCAAACGAGGTGAACGGGATGCCGTCGGCGACCAAGGCCTGCTTGAACGGCTTGGCCGCCGGATGCTGGTCCGGTTCGAGCAGGATCTCGGCGCCCTCGGGTTCCTCCGGCGAGACGACGGTGATCCACCGGTACTCACCCATCGGTACGTCGTGCTTCGGTCGAAAACCCAGGACGTCGGTGTAGAACCGCAGCGCCTTGTCCTGGTCGTCGACGAGCACGCTCGTCACGTTGATCCTCATGCGAATTCCTCTCGGATGACGGCGACGAAGTCATCGACATCGGCTTCGGTGGTGTCCCATGCCGTCATCCATCGAACCTCACCGCGGGCGCGATCCCAGTCGTAGAACCGCACTCGCACGCGGATCCGGTCGGCCGTCGCGGTGGGCAGCGTCGCGAACACCGCATTGGCGCAGGTCTGCTGCGTGAACGCCAAACCCGGCAGGTCGCCGTCGGCGATACCGGCCTCCAGCGCCGCCCGCAACCGGGTCGCCATGGCGTTGGCGTGCCCGGCGTTGCGGATACCCAGTCCGCCGTCGAACAAGGCCAGCAGCTGTGCCGAGGCGAACCGCATCTTGCTGGCCAGCTGCATGGTGAACTTGCGCAGATAGGTCAATCCGGCGGCGCGC belongs to Mycolicibacterium cosmeticum and includes:
- a CDS encoding maleylpyruvate isomerase family mycothiol-dependent enzyme, translating into MAGDIWAVVHHERAVLAADLATLQQVQWEADSLCDGWAVRDVVAHLAATAMLSKRRFVGEIVRAGFSPDRIVRRQIAVGRTHEHHQLLAQFAAAVKSTASPPLPTISRIVETVVHAEDIRRPLGLVHTYRRDHIGAAVAYLAADRFSGGRRRLAGLRLVGTDADFTVGAGLPIEGPAVSLLLAASGRTVALAELSGPGVAELAVR
- a CDS encoding type II toxin-antitoxin system Rv0910 family toxin, which encodes MANVDVSVTSDLAPQQAWKLASDLRRFGEWLTIFGGWRGRPPDDIGVGTQVSSLIKVKGFRNTIDWQVTDYEEPHRIRLSGRGRGGVRIGLTMTVTPDDPGSTFRVLADLSGALLSGPVGALVAAVLKSDVRRSVQNLAELQ
- a CDS encoding FKBP-type peptidyl-prolyl cis-trans isomerase, with the protein product MNASRVSASVALVAGATSLVMTLAACGSESDNSSKPSASTPSIAQVASSLPEAPPATLGCPTAAPADPGTPEWTLTGATGNVAVSGSTDTAAPYVKVGGPFSVTETQVHTLKAGDGPVVPDTATVSVCYMGVNGRDGTVFDSSYERGTPADFPLNGVVPGFQKAIAGQKVGSTVAVAMTSADGYPNGQPAAGIQPGDTLVFAIKILDAGA
- a CDS encoding oxygenase MpaB family protein, translating into MTAQIPTRHPESPRPVPGMVKLLARALGVGTPSEPQWQRLGERLTVGDEPMDRLLDWMVDTGLAQTRPLFDRALAEGITRVPEAPAPLRDFFVGVETAPDWVDLQLVRRGQRALRRGGADGMYVARDVSLLGGYQFAGFNKTLLRTGALEKGSNKRFAETMQWAMDVIAEGGLESLGIGYRSTIRVRLIHAFVRRHVAGMPDWRAEDWGLPVNQTDMAATLVGALIAPPVGGLGMGILTAPADFEAIAHLTRYVGWLIGVEDEWLPRDFRDAVRVLFHTLTALSAPDESTRQLAAPMVEDPMSWHYDHLPTLRRRLARAQHLSVTSGFLGPRTMRMLGLPAYVPPWYPLLRLPVNVARSVVDIALPGGMERAARRGQAEQHALLRTMIGDGQAAIGESAEHVSRVA
- a CDS encoding TetR/AcrR family transcriptional regulator: MKRAEVVRDYGGISAADRRADRRRKLISAGRRIWGESGIADVTVRGVCSAAGLITRYFYEQFDSRDALLFAVVDEVRTQLLDAMVVAGVGESGDLRDKLRAALTAFLDIVAQDPHLHRIIIGDVTGVPGLLEYRMQFLDMIVASIIEQAPSVLGSALPDAAAMRRGALFMVGGVNQIIAEWLREPRETVGELAALCADLCVAVVRDTVER
- a CDS encoding sialate O-acetylesterase, which gives rise to MRKRRNPDGDAPLWKLAAFELKCFVKRRLAPKGIPVPAPERPYLVVPILGQSNAFGMGLPLDRDGADKAHPLVHQWANSGPSKNTVVLGVDPLLHETPSRRVGFGVTFGKELATATNRAVLLVPCARGDTSFHPKNGYTWDIADTKTRRNLYREAVSAIDAALARYPGSSVAAVLWHQGESDVPLMSAPEYQTKLDALFGDLRNRYGPQVPIILGGMVPEEMERSGKNYAPINAVHADTPHRIPRTAFVPGIRDAFNSEVDRHYNAAGLRTMGKAMWEAYRTIDGTTDLRPQS
- a CDS encoding cutinase family protein, whose product is MPTAQAAGCPDAEVIFARGTTEDPGPGPTGSDFIDALRNKLPGKSVGVYAVDYPATLDFGTAVSGISDARAHILATAAACPDTKMVLGGFSQGAAVMGFVTASTVPDGVDPATVPAPMPPEIANHVAAVALFGKPSARFMRAINDPTVTVGPQYAAKTVDLCVDNDLVCDPTGRSFSAHNTYFDAGMVDQAAVYAANALQAGWAAAAPGAPTTPAAPLIPVTAHLGGPAPSATPAPVAPLGPPPGPVLAAPAPGGGPPPAAAPVL
- a CDS encoding RNA-binding S4 domain-containing protein yields the protein MESTRVDRWLWAVRLTKTRPDAAEACRAGHVRINDRTAKPATTVVPGDTVRARVGDTTRIVEVVRVIQKRVGAADAVTCYLDRTPPPPPTVAAPVAVRDRGAGRPTKRDRRVLDKWRAGHL
- a CDS encoding acyltransferase family protein; its protein translation is MGHSPAEPVGGTRAFLPAVQGLRGAAAVAVVITHVATQTRQSVGLFGPLWIRLDLAVAVFFALSGFLLWRGHAAAAHGLRESPDSGRYLRSRLVRILPAYLLAVAVILALLPDAHGAHGTVWLANLTLTQVYVPQALVTGLTQMWSLSVEVTFYLALPMLALAARRLPVRARVPVLAAVAVASFGWAYLPIPAPNGANPLNWAPAYASWFAVGMLLAEFTCRPESRMHRIARRPVVMAGIASVAFVVSASPLVIPTGSEHASVGQFVVRTAMGAVVAAALLAPLVLDRPSARHPVLGSPVMVTLGQWSYGLFVWHLAALSVVFALLDRPESAVGFIAVLVLTLVFGLAMAAVSYALIEEPCRNALQRWETRRNAAVLPLTDPSGDSAADRCRAA
- a CDS encoding VOC family protein, whose product is MRINVTSVLVDDQDKALRFYTDVLGFRPKHDVPMGEYRWITVVSPEEPEGAEILLEPDQHPAAKPFKQALVADGIPFTSFAVDDIQAEYERLVGRGVRFTQQPVPMGTVTTAVFDDTCGNLIQIAQHHG